A window of the Dongshaea marina genome harbors these coding sequences:
- a CDS encoding PACE efflux transporter codes for MRTTWDRIRHTLLFEICGILAIVPLSSTLFHVSGSKMGALALACMLVVPLWNFFYNLRFDKLMLKTRGTVEKTLGLRVLHAIGFEGVMLVVAVPLTAWWFSIGLWQALTMDLAMALFYLVYAYLFNWAYDWGFPLPAQKQPLASK; via the coding sequence ATGAGAACAACCTGGGATCGGATCCGCCATACACTGCTGTTTGAGATCTGTGGCATTCTGGCCATAGTCCCTCTGAGCAGCACTCTTTTTCATGTTTCCGGGAGCAAGATGGGTGCCCTGGCACTGGCTTGTATGCTGGTCGTGCCCCTGTGGAATTTTTTCTATAACCTGCGGTTCGACAAGCTGATGCTAAAAACTCGCGGCACGGTGGAAAAAACTCTCGGTTTGCGGGTGCTACATGCCATTGGCTTCGAAGGCGTGATGCTGGTTGTCGCAGTTCCGCTGACTGCCTGGTGGTTTAGCATCGGCCTGTGGCAGGCTTTGACCATGGATCTGGCGATGGCCCTGTTTTACCTGGTGTATGCCTATCTCTTTAACTGGGCCTATGACTGGGGATTTCCGCTCCCGGCTCAGAAGCAGCCACTGGCCTCAAAATAA